A single window of Streptomyces aquilus DNA harbors:
- a CDS encoding SDR family oxidoreductase encodes MTTTEPGTGQRVAIVTGGSRGIGRQVARQLAADGFAVVVGYAGSKDAADEVVREIEAEGGSACAARADVGDETEVAALFDQAETVYGGVDAVVHAAGRMPLAPIAELDLADLDALYRTNIRGTFAVDQQAARRLRPGGALVNVSSSVVGLAFPGYGAYAASKGAVEALTLILARELRGRDVTVNAVAPGPTATDLFLDGKDEETVARLAAQPPLERLGTPQDIAAVVSFLTGPGGRWVNGQVLRANGGII; translated from the coding sequence ATGACCACCACCGAACCCGGCACCGGACAGCGCGTCGCGATCGTGACCGGCGGCTCGCGCGGCATCGGACGTCAGGTCGCCCGGCAGCTCGCCGCCGACGGTTTCGCCGTCGTGGTCGGCTACGCGGGCAGCAAGGACGCGGCCGACGAGGTCGTGCGCGAGATCGAGGCCGAGGGCGGCAGCGCCTGCGCCGCCCGCGCGGACGTCGGCGACGAGACCGAGGTCGCCGCCCTGTTCGACCAGGCCGAGACGGTGTACGGCGGCGTGGACGCCGTGGTGCACGCGGCGGGCCGGATGCCGCTGGCCCCGATCGCGGAGCTGGACCTCGCCGACCTCGACGCGCTGTACCGCACCAACATCCGCGGCACGTTCGCCGTCGACCAGCAGGCCGCCCGCCGGCTCCGCCCGGGCGGGGCGCTGGTGAACGTCTCGTCCTCGGTGGTCGGCCTCGCCTTCCCGGGCTACGGCGCGTACGCCGCGAGCAAGGGCGCGGTCGAGGCGCTGACGCTGATCCTCGCGCGGGAACTGCGCGGCCGTGACGTGACGGTGAACGCCGTGGCGCCCGGCCCGACCGCCACCGACCTCTTCCTGGACGGCAAGGACGAGGAGACGGTCGCCCGGCTGGCCGCGCAGCCCCCGCTGGAGCGTCTCGGCACCCCGCAGGACATCGCCGCCGTGGTGTCGTTCCTGACCGGCCCGGGCGGACGCTGGGTCAACGGGCAGGTGCTGCGGGCCAACGGCGGCATCATCTGA
- a CDS encoding TetR/AcrR family transcriptional regulator, with protein sequence MAAGRAVRAEQVSATRELILTAAERLFAERGVYAVSNRQVGEAAGQGNNTAVGYHFGTKADLVRAIIRKHAARIEEIRARLLAGIGDSTDVRDWVDCLVRPVPEHLAALGSPTWYARFCAQVATDPALHQIMVEESLASPSLRQIVEGVRRCLPELPAEVRAERGEMARHLILHVSAERERALADNSPTPRASWQAAASGLADAVIGMWLAPVTPERQQQIT encoded by the coding sequence ATGGCGGCAGGCAGGGCGGTACGGGCGGAGCAGGTCAGCGCGACCCGGGAGCTGATCCTGACGGCGGCGGAGCGGCTGTTCGCCGAGCGCGGTGTCTACGCCGTCTCCAACCGCCAGGTCGGCGAGGCCGCCGGACAGGGCAACAACACCGCCGTCGGCTATCACTTCGGCACCAAGGCCGACCTGGTCCGCGCCATCATCCGCAAGCACGCCGCGCGCATCGAGGAGATCCGCGCCCGGCTGCTGGCCGGCATCGGCGACTCCACCGACGTACGGGACTGGGTGGACTGCCTGGTGCGCCCCGTCCCCGAACACCTGGCCGCGCTCGGCAGCCCCACCTGGTACGCGCGGTTCTGCGCCCAGGTCGCCACCGACCCGGCCCTCCACCAGATCATGGTCGAGGAGTCCCTCGCCTCGCCGTCCCTGCGGCAGATCGTCGAGGGAGTCAGGCGCTGTCTGCCCGAGCTTCCCGCCGAAGTCCGCGCCGAACGCGGGGAGATGGCCCGCCATCTGATCCTGCACGTCTCCGCCGAGCGCGAGCGCGCCCTGGCCGACAACAGCCCCACCCCGCGCGCCAGTTGGCAGGCGGCCGCCTCCGGTCTCGCGGACGCGGTCATCGGCATGTGGCTGGCACCGGTGACGCCGGAGCGCCAGCAGCAGATTACTTGA
- the hemC gene encoding hydroxymethylbilane synthase: MSVPELIRIVSRDSPMALAQVERVRAELGVLHPGVRTEVVPVKTTGDKWLGDLSKVEGKGAFTKEVDAALLAGEADLAVHCVKDVPADRPLPAGTTFAAFLKRDDIRDALIHPGGLTLDELPEGTRIGTSSVRRVAQLAATHPHLECVPFRGNANRRLAKLAAGDADALLLAVSGLERIGREDVISEILSPETMMPPIGAGILALQCREGDTELIDAVSGLGDPDTHREATAERMFLHVLQGHCNSPIAGYARVDHGGELSLRACVFTPDGKTRLNAHEWAGRLDPATLGTSAAVALLRQGAREIIDGIPH, translated from the coding sequence ATGTCCGTGCCCGAGCTGATCCGTATCGTCTCCCGCGACTCGCCCATGGCGCTGGCCCAAGTGGAGCGTGTCCGCGCCGAGTTGGGCGTCCTTCATCCAGGTGTGCGCACCGAGGTCGTGCCGGTGAAGACGACCGGTGACAAGTGGCTGGGCGACCTGTCCAAGGTGGAGGGCAAGGGGGCGTTCACCAAGGAGGTCGACGCCGCGCTGCTGGCGGGCGAGGCCGATCTCGCGGTGCACTGTGTCAAGGACGTGCCGGCCGACCGGCCGCTCCCGGCCGGCACGACGTTCGCCGCGTTCCTCAAGCGCGACGACATCCGGGACGCGCTGATCCACCCCGGCGGGCTCACGCTGGACGAGCTGCCCGAGGGGACGCGGATCGGCACCTCCTCGGTGCGCCGGGTCGCCCAACTCGCCGCCACCCACCCGCATCTGGAGTGCGTGCCGTTCCGCGGCAACGCCAACCGGCGGCTGGCCAAGCTGGCGGCCGGGGACGCGGACGCGCTGCTGCTCGCGGTGTCCGGCCTGGAGCGCATCGGCCGCGAGGACGTGATCAGCGAGATCCTCTCCCCCGAGACGATGATGCCGCCGATCGGCGCGGGCATCCTCGCCCTGCAGTGCCGGGAGGGCGACACCGAGCTGATCGACGCGGTCAGCGGTCTCGGCGACCCGGACACGCACCGGGAGGCCACCGCGGAGCGGATGTTCCTGCACGTCCTCCAAGGGCACTGCAACAGCCCGATCGCCGGGTACGCGCGCGTGGACCACGGTGGCGAACTGTCGCTGCGGGCCTGCGTGTTCACTCCCGACGGCAAGACCCGGCTGAACGCCCACGAATGGGCGGGCCGCCTCGACCCGGCCACGCTCGGCACGTCGGCGGCCGTCGCGCTGCTGCGTCAGGGCGCCCGCGAGATCATCGACGGCATCCCGCACTGA
- a CDS encoding response regulator transcription factor, whose product MTIRVLLADDQALLRATFRMLVDSCHDMEVVGEAADGDEAVRLARIHRPDLVLMDIRMPGTDGLAATSAICADPELRDTRVLILTTSEIDEYVAQALRAGASGFLGKDVTADALLAGVRTVAAGESLLSPLATRTVISRFLAAPAPGGPAATPGDLTSLTAREREVTAWVAEGHSNEEIAEKLVVSPLLVRTHVHRAMTKLGARDRAQLVVIAYRSGLVQVAPPN is encoded by the coding sequence ATGACCATCCGCGTACTCCTCGCCGACGACCAGGCCCTGCTGCGGGCCACCTTCCGGATGCTCGTCGACTCCTGCCACGACATGGAGGTGGTCGGTGAGGCCGCCGACGGCGACGAGGCCGTCCGCCTCGCCCGCATCCACCGTCCCGACCTGGTCCTGATGGACATCCGGATGCCCGGCACCGACGGCCTCGCCGCCACGTCCGCCATCTGCGCCGATCCCGAGCTGAGGGACACCCGGGTGCTGATCCTCACCACGTCCGAGATCGACGAGTACGTGGCGCAGGCGCTGCGGGCCGGGGCGAGCGGCTTCCTCGGCAAGGACGTCACCGCGGACGCGCTGCTGGCAGGCGTGCGGACCGTGGCGGCGGGCGAGTCCCTGCTGTCGCCGCTCGCCACCCGCACGGTGATCAGCCGGTTCCTGGCCGCTCCGGCCCCGGGCGGCCCGGCGGCGACGCCGGGGGACCTGACCTCGCTCACCGCGCGGGAGCGCGAGGTGACGGCATGGGTGGCCGAGGGGCACTCCAACGAGGAGATCGCCGAGAAGCTGGTCGTCAGTCCGCTGCTGGTGCGCACCCATGTGCACCGCGCGATGACCAAGCTGGGCGCCCGGGACCGCGCCCAGCTCGTCGTCATCGCCTACCGGTCGGGGCTGGTACAGGTCGCGCCGCCCAACTGA
- a CDS encoding ABC transporter permease produces MSEAPAVPQAASADGIGLLLQPPRPRAGWRLLPARVGAMCAVELQKLRHDRTELYTRAVQPALWLLIFGQTFTRIKAIPTDGIPYIDYLAPGIIAQSAMFIAIFYGIQIIWERDAGILNKLLVTPTPRSALITGKAFAAGVKSLVQAVVVVLIAAVLGVALTWNPLKLLGVAAVVVLASAFFSCLSMTIAGIVLSRDRLMGFGQAITMPLFFGSNALYPLSVMPGWLQAVSKVNPLSYQVDALRGLLLGTPAHLALDFAVLLVAAALGIAAASSLLGRLAR; encoded by the coding sequence ATGTCCGAAGCACCCGCCGTACCGCAGGCCGCGTCGGCTGACGGCATCGGCCTGCTGCTCCAGCCGCCCCGGCCCCGTGCGGGCTGGCGGCTGCTGCCCGCCCGGGTCGGCGCGATGTGCGCCGTGGAACTGCAGAAACTGCGCCACGACCGCACCGAGCTCTACACCCGTGCGGTCCAGCCGGCCCTCTGGCTGCTGATCTTCGGCCAGACCTTCACCCGCATCAAGGCGATCCCCACCGACGGCATCCCCTACATCGACTACCTCGCGCCCGGGATCATCGCCCAGTCCGCGATGTTCATCGCGATCTTCTACGGCATCCAGATCATCTGGGAGCGCGACGCCGGCATCCTCAACAAGCTCCTCGTCACCCCCACCCCGCGCTCGGCGCTGATCACCGGCAAGGCCTTCGCGGCCGGCGTGAAGTCGCTCGTGCAGGCCGTGGTCGTCGTCCTCATCGCCGCCGTGCTCGGCGTCGCCCTGACCTGGAACCCGCTGAAGCTGCTCGGCGTCGCGGCGGTGGTCGTCCTCGCCTCGGCCTTCTTCTCCTGCCTGTCGATGACCATCGCCGGCATCGTCCTGAGCCGTGACCGGCTGATGGGTTTCGGACAGGCCATCACCATGCCGCTGTTCTTCGGCTCCAACGCCCTCTACCCGCTCTCCGTCATGCCGGGCTGGCTCCAGGCGGTCAGCAAGGTCAATCCGCTCAGCTATCAGGTGGACGCCCTGCGCGGCCTCCTCCTCGGCACACCCGCGCATCTCGCGCTCGACTTCGCGGTGCTCCTCGTCGCCGCCGCGCTCGGCATCGCCGCGGCCTCTTCACTGCTCGGCCGGCTCGCTCGCTGA
- a CDS encoding MFS transporter translates to MTAIRHLSLGHACVDVYQGAVAALVPYFVAERAYTYAAASGVVLAASLLSSVVQPLFGALTDRWAMPWLLPLSTLTGGAGVALSGVTGSYGLTLAAVAVSGVGVAAYHPEAARAARAAAHGSHTAMGWFALGGNAGFAAAPLLVMAVVGMGGLHATPLLVAPALVGAALCAAAVRAAGTRGESGGTTAGSGRDDWSSFLRLSGAIVCRSVVFVGLSAFVSLYVRLRTEGGEAAGTAALCVLYAGGAFGTVLGSRLAERYGRLTVVRRSYVVTVAAVAGVVFVPGPGVHLCVGLASAGLYVPFSLHVTLGQDYLPTRVGTASGVTLGLTVSMGGLAAPAVGALADATSLQVALAPLIALPLLGRLLLCGLREPGPEGQVVPADSSSSSAA, encoded by the coding sequence ATGACCGCCATACGCCACCTCTCTCTGGGGCACGCCTGCGTCGACGTCTACCAGGGGGCCGTCGCCGCCCTGGTGCCGTACTTCGTCGCCGAGCGCGCCTACACCTACGCCGCCGCCTCGGGCGTCGTCCTCGCCGCGTCCCTGCTGTCGTCGGTGGTGCAGCCGCTGTTCGGGGCGCTCACCGACCGGTGGGCGATGCCGTGGCTGCTGCCACTGAGCACGCTGACGGGTGGGGCGGGGGTGGCGTTGAGCGGGGTCACCGGCTCCTACGGACTGACGCTCGCGGCGGTCGCCGTGTCCGGCGTCGGGGTCGCCGCCTACCACCCGGAGGCCGCCCGCGCGGCCCGCGCCGCGGCGCACGGCAGTCACACGGCGATGGGCTGGTTCGCGCTGGGCGGCAACGCCGGCTTCGCCGCGGCACCCCTGCTGGTCATGGCGGTCGTCGGCATGGGCGGCCTGCACGCCACTCCCCTGCTGGTCGCGCCCGCCCTGGTCGGCGCCGCCCTGTGCGCGGCGGCGGTCCGCGCCGCGGGCACCCGTGGGGAATCCGGGGGCACGACTGCCGGCTCGGGCCGCGACGACTGGTCGTCGTTCCTGCGGCTGTCGGGGGCGATCGTCTGCCGCTCGGTGGTGTTCGTCGGGCTGAGCGCCTTCGTCTCGCTGTACGTCCGCCTGCGCACCGAGGGCGGGGAGGCGGCGGGGACGGCCGCGCTGTGCGTGCTGTACGCCGGGGGCGCCTTCGGCACGGTGCTCGGGAGCCGGCTCGCGGAGCGGTACGGACGGCTGACGGTCGTACGGCGGTCGTACGTCGTGACGGTGGCCGCCGTCGCCGGGGTGGTGTTCGTGCCCGGGCCCGGCGTCCATCTGTGCGTCGGGCTCGCGTCGGCCGGACTGTACGTGCCGTTCTCCCTGCACGTCACGCTCGGCCAGGACTATCTGCCGACGCGCGTCGGCACGGCGAGCGGGGTCACGCTGGGGCTGACCGTGAGCATGGGCGGCCTCGCCGCCCCCGCCGTCGGGGCGCTCGCCGACGCCACGTCCCTCCAGGTCGCCCTGGCCCCGCTCATCGCGTTGCCGCTGCTGGGCCGGCTCCTGTTGTGCGGGCTGCGGGAGCCGGGTCCCGAGGGTCAGGTCGTGCCCGCGGACTCCAGCTCCTCCTCGGCGGCGTAG
- a CDS encoding NPP1 family protein, protein MSSNRSGTHRKRWAVGAAGAAALVLAFPSTALAAPPSALPSNAEAAEYTYQPAFDYDTDGCYSSPAIGPDGTINGGLKPTGSLSGDCHDLSDLNNTNSYSRYKCNNGWCAYLYGLYFEKDQALANSSIGGHRHDWEHVVIWVQNGTVQYVSTSNHGSFTVSAASSVRFEGTHAKIVYHKDGISTHCFRLAGSGDEPPENAKGTWQYPPLVGWNGYPSTALRDKLSAYDFGSANFGLKDANFAAHLSSAKPSGIAFDPNA, encoded by the coding sequence GTGTCGTCGAACCGTTCCGGAACGCACCGCAAGAGATGGGCGGTCGGCGCGGCCGGCGCCGCCGCCCTGGTGCTCGCCTTCCCCAGCACCGCCCTGGCCGCCCCGCCCTCGGCACTGCCGAGCAACGCCGAGGCCGCCGAGTACACGTACCAGCCCGCCTTCGACTACGACACGGACGGCTGCTACTCCTCGCCGGCGATCGGTCCCGACGGCACCATCAACGGCGGCCTCAAGCCGACCGGTTCGCTCAGCGGCGACTGCCACGACCTCTCGGACCTGAACAACACCAACAGCTACTCGCGCTACAAGTGCAACAACGGCTGGTGCGCCTACCTGTACGGCCTGTACTTCGAGAAGGACCAGGCCCTCGCGAACAGCAGCATCGGCGGCCACCGGCACGACTGGGAGCACGTCGTCATCTGGGTGCAGAACGGCACGGTCCAGTACGTGTCGACGTCCAACCACGGCTCGTTCACGGTGAGCGCGGCCTCCAGTGTCCGCTTCGAGGGCACGCACGCGAAGATCGTCTACCACAAGGACGGCATCAGCACCCACTGCTTCCGGCTGGCAGGCTCGGGCGACGAGCCGCCGGAGAACGCCAAGGGCACCTGGCAGTACCCGCCGCTGGTCGGCTGGAACGGCTACCCGTCGACGGCCCTCCGCGACAAGCTCAGCGCGTACGACTTCGGCAGCGCCAACTTCGGCCTGAAGGACGCCAACTTCGCCGCGCACCTGAGCTCGGCCAAGCCGTCCGGCATCGCGTTCGACCCGAACGCCTGA
- a CDS encoding questin oxidase family protein, producing the protein MTTTGHLEEALERVHAAGPEFDGWLTNHAPMVVEALATHGQTGAVHRWLDLYQDRLDDFPDRSEPVTDANWAEALGDPRRIADWTDYYARMLAERPWRDVLATWWPRLLSGLYGGATHTVIRVGHAVRALEAAETPPRIAEFAHALGYWAARHQPLTGITAVPGAPTAAQALDAVPAIAPGNVGFRKRLAAVHQLPVWADDVTDPDTARARLTELVHAATHRYATHGHGEPTMLVHAATAPNAVLRTLDSLPRDLWAPSLHAAWTASAAVTAMYGPVEPVAYTPPARLTPEEVLERALAHGDEHVIKLADTALDVGDEQALAAALRAVEMSDPLV; encoded by the coding sequence ATGACCACGACCGGACACCTCGAAGAAGCCCTCGAACGGGTCCACGCAGCCGGCCCGGAGTTCGACGGCTGGCTCACGAACCACGCCCCCATGGTCGTCGAGGCACTGGCGACGCACGGACAGACCGGCGCGGTCCACCGCTGGCTGGACCTCTACCAGGACAGGCTGGACGACTTCCCCGACCGCTCGGAGCCGGTCACGGACGCCAACTGGGCCGAGGCGCTGGGCGATCCGCGCCGTATAGCGGACTGGACCGACTACTACGCCCGCATGCTCGCCGAGCGGCCCTGGCGGGACGTCCTCGCGACCTGGTGGCCGCGGCTGCTGTCCGGCCTGTACGGCGGCGCCACACACACCGTCATCCGCGTCGGCCACGCGGTACGCGCCCTGGAAGCCGCCGAGACCCCGCCCCGCATCGCGGAGTTCGCGCACGCCCTGGGCTACTGGGCGGCACGGCACCAGCCGCTGACCGGCATCACCGCGGTGCCGGGCGCGCCGACGGCCGCCCAGGCCCTGGACGCCGTACCGGCCATCGCGCCCGGCAACGTGGGCTTCCGCAAGCGCCTGGCCGCCGTGCATCAACTCCCCGTCTGGGCGGACGACGTGACCGACCCCGACACCGCACGCGCCCGCCTCACCGAGCTCGTGCACGCCGCGACCCACCGCTACGCCACCCACGGCCACGGCGAGCCGACCATGCTGGTGCACGCGGCCACGGCCCCCAACGCCGTGCTGCGCACCCTCGATTCCCTCCCCCGCGACCTGTGGGCGCCGAGCCTGCACGCCGCGTGGACCGCGTCCGCGGCGGTGACCGCGATGTACGGCCCGGTCGAACCGGTCGCCTACACGCCACCGGCCCGCCTCACCCCGGAGGAGGTCCTGGAACGCGCCCTCGCGCACGGCGACGAACACGTCATCAAACTCGCCGACACGGCCCTGGACGTCGGCGACGAGCAGGCACTGGCGGCGGCGCTGCGCGCGGTGGAGATGAGTGATCCACTGGTCTGA
- a CDS encoding MarR family winged helix-turn-helix transcriptional regulator, with protein sequence MPTPPRPEIADGPASAEVREIERALNRITYLSTRARQHERLMALAGVPLDRAAVALLRQVADSEPLRPGELANRLGVEASHVTRTVQQLQKSGHVTRLPDPDDRRAHRIELTDAGRQAVVRVREAGARGMMLALAEWSPQELGQLATLFHRMVDDFLAYAAEEELESAGTT encoded by the coding sequence ATGCCCACACCACCGCGCCCCGAGATCGCCGACGGCCCCGCCTCCGCGGAAGTCAGGGAGATCGAGCGCGCGCTGAACCGCATCACATACCTGAGCACGCGCGCCCGGCAGCACGAGCGGCTCATGGCCCTGGCCGGGGTGCCCCTGGACCGCGCCGCCGTGGCGCTGCTGCGGCAGGTCGCCGACTCGGAGCCGCTGCGGCCGGGGGAGCTGGCCAACCGGCTGGGTGTCGAGGCCTCGCACGTGACCCGCACGGTGCAGCAGCTGCAGAAGTCCGGCCACGTCACCCGGCTCCCCGACCCCGACGACCGGCGCGCCCACCGCATCGAGCTCACCGACGCCGGCCGCCAGGCCGTCGTCCGCGTCCGGGAGGCGGGGGCCCGCGGCATGATGCTCGCGCTGGCGGAATGGTCGCCGCAGGAGCTGGGACAGCTCGCCACGCTGTTCCACCGCATGGTCGACGACTTCCTGGCCTACGCCGCCGAGGAGGAGCTGGAGTCCGCGGGCACGACCTGA
- a CDS encoding TetR/AcrR family transcriptional regulator gives MDAREKILDAAAKLLAESPAAEVSTRAVCEAAGVGAPMLYRLFGDKAGLLAAVVDRGFEQYLASKRAARPGDDPVADLRSGWDNHMRFALDHPHHYRLMYSPELTVPPAAAREAHALLHAILERCAAAGRLTVPPAVATQVIMSANVGAALSMLTRPEQYPDPGFSTRLRDAVIDSLTRTAAPAPRDGVPVAAATLAARLRATPPKSFTTAESSLLQQWLDALAEG, from the coding sequence ATGGACGCGAGGGAAAAGATCCTGGATGCCGCCGCGAAGCTGCTGGCCGAGTCGCCGGCCGCCGAGGTCTCGACGCGGGCCGTGTGCGAGGCGGCCGGGGTCGGGGCGCCGATGCTCTACCGGCTCTTCGGCGACAAGGCCGGACTGCTGGCCGCCGTGGTGGACCGGGGTTTCGAGCAGTACCTCGCCTCCAAGCGGGCGGCCCGGCCCGGTGACGACCCCGTCGCCGACCTCAGGAGCGGATGGGACAACCACATGCGCTTCGCGCTCGACCACCCCCACCACTACCGGCTGATGTACTCGCCCGAGCTGACCGTCCCGCCCGCCGCGGCGCGCGAGGCCCACGCCCTGCTGCACGCGATCCTCGAACGCTGCGCCGCGGCCGGACGCCTCACCGTTCCGCCCGCCGTCGCCACACAGGTGATCATGTCCGCCAACGTAGGGGCGGCCCTGTCGATGCTCACCCGGCCCGAGCAGTACCCGGACCCCGGCTTCTCGACGCGGCTGCGCGACGCGGTGATCGACTCGCTGACCCGCACGGCGGCGCCCGCACCTCGGGACGGCGTGCCGGTCGCCGCCGCCACCCTCGCGGCCCGCCTGCGCGCCACCCCGCCGAAGTCGTTCACCACGGCCGAGTCGAGCCTGCTCCAGCAGTGGCTGGATGCCCTCGCGGAGGGCTGA
- a CDS encoding ATP-dependent DNA ligase, producing the protein MSLPLIPPMLATPGTLPPAAQDARWAYETKQDGQRVVAYLAGDGSVTLRARSGEDITAAYPELRSLGDALGRRSAVLDGEILALDARGRADFQLLQSRMGLAHAPARAARKAAETPVHLVLFDVMHLADRPLIALPYLRRRAQLQELGLDGPFWSTPGALVGHGAQALEATRVHGLEGLVCKRLDSVYEPGVRSRAWVKIRNMHSEDVIVGGWLPGKGRLTGLPGAVLVGQRAAGRLRYVGSVGTGWSEAERTHLAGLLGAAATDACPFSPAPRVTGAHWVLPRLVGEVRYSTRTRAGLLRQPSWLRLRPDLTPEESAADLPDDSV; encoded by the coding sequence GTGAGCCTCCCCCTGATCCCGCCCATGCTGGCCACGCCCGGCACCCTGCCGCCCGCCGCGCAGGACGCCCGGTGGGCCTACGAGACCAAGCAGGACGGCCAGCGCGTCGTGGCCTACCTGGCCGGGGACGGAAGCGTGACGCTGCGCGCCCGGTCGGGGGAGGACATCACCGCCGCCTATCCCGAACTGCGGTCGCTGGGCGACGCGCTCGGCCGCCGGTCCGCCGTCCTGGACGGCGAGATCCTGGCGCTCGACGCACGGGGCCGCGCCGACTTCCAGCTGCTCCAGTCCCGGATGGGCCTGGCCCACGCGCCCGCCCGGGCGGCACGGAAGGCGGCCGAGACGCCCGTCCACCTGGTGCTGTTCGACGTGATGCACCTGGCGGACCGGCCCTTGATCGCCCTCCCCTACCTCCGCCGGCGCGCACAGCTTCAGGAACTGGGCCTGGACGGCCCCTTCTGGTCCACGCCGGGCGCCCTCGTCGGGCACGGCGCCCAGGCCCTGGAAGCCACGCGCGTCCACGGTCTGGAGGGCCTCGTGTGCAAGCGGCTGGACTCGGTGTACGAACCCGGGGTGCGCTCCCGCGCCTGGGTCAAGATCCGGAACATGCACAGCGAGGACGTGATCGTGGGGGGCTGGCTGCCCGGCAAGGGGCGGCTCACCGGCCTGCCGGGCGCGGTCCTGGTGGGCCAGCGGGCCGCCGGGCGGCTGCGGTACGTCGGCAGCGTGGGCACGGGGTGGAGCGAAGCGGAACGGACGCACCTCGCCGGGCTGTTGGGCGCCGCCGCCACGGACGCCTGCCCCTTCAGCCCGGCACCCCGGGTCACCGGCGCCCACTGGGTGCTGCCCCGGCTGGTCGGTGAGGTCCGCTACAGCACCCGCACCCGCGCGGGCCTGTTGCGTCAGCCCTCCTGGCTGCGCCTGCGGCCGGACCTCACCCCGGAGGAATCGGCCGCCGACCTGCCGGACGATTCCGTCTGA
- a CDS encoding AraC family transcriptional regulator: MPDIRHTPKAPTRAQRLAAGDRIDAHVHDDHQIVYAGAGVLAVTTDAGTWFAPGNRAIWVPAGTVHAHRAHGHLHLHLVGLQADDNPLGLDAPTVLAVSPLLSELIVAYTHDPDDRGPERRRLLAVLRDQLRASPQQPLRLPTATDPRLAAVCAILQADPADPRTLAALGTAAGASERTLSRLFRTEFGMTFPQWRTQARLYHALRMLADGRPVTTVAHRCGWSSTSAFIDVFRRSFGHTPGTRNRRSP; this comes from the coding sequence GTGCCGGACATCCGCCATACGCCCAAGGCGCCGACCCGGGCGCAGAGACTGGCCGCCGGCGACCGCATCGACGCCCATGTGCACGACGACCACCAGATCGTCTACGCGGGCGCGGGAGTCCTCGCCGTCACCACCGACGCCGGCACCTGGTTCGCGCCCGGCAACCGGGCCATCTGGGTCCCCGCGGGCACCGTCCACGCCCATCGCGCCCACGGACACCTCCACCTGCACCTGGTCGGCCTGCAAGCCGACGACAACCCGCTCGGTCTGGACGCCCCCACCGTCCTCGCCGTGAGCCCACTGCTGAGCGAGCTGATCGTCGCCTACACCCACGACCCGGACGACCGCGGCCCGGAACGCCGCCGCCTGCTCGCCGTCCTGCGCGACCAGCTCCGCGCCTCCCCCCAGCAGCCGCTGCGCCTGCCCACCGCCACCGACCCGCGCCTGGCCGCCGTCTGCGCGATCCTCCAGGCCGACCCGGCCGACCCGCGCACCCTGGCCGCCCTCGGCACCGCCGCCGGCGCGAGCGAACGCACCCTCAGCCGCCTCTTCCGCACCGAGTTCGGCATGACCTTCCCCCAGTGGCGCACCCAGGCCCGGCTCTACCACGCCCTGCGCATGCTGGCCGACGGCCGGCCCGTCACGACCGTCGCCCACCGCTGCGGCTGGTCCTCCACGAGTGCCTTCATCGACGTCTTCCGCCGCTCCTTCGGCCACACGCCCGGAACCCGCAACCGGCGTTCCCCATAA